A region of the Nitrososphaerota archaeon genome:
TGGTCTGCCGATGTTTCCCTTTTCTTCGTATGTTTCTACCAGACCTAGCCTATGTAGGGCTTGCAGGTGGTATCTTACAGCAGTTGGTTGTATCCCTGTTTCCTTGACTATCGCCTTAATGTCCTTAGGCCCTTTTGCAAGCAGTTCAAGTATCTTCCATCTTGAGCTGCTGGCTAATACTTTTGATACTTCAGCACTAACCCCCATATTATCACACCTCAATATCATCGTAGCCTCCGTTTAAGCATTTCTTACCTTTAATATATAGAATATGAAAAGAAGCTGAATAGCTGACTACCTATTTCTTGCGATACGTGCGGATCAGAAGAGGTAGAGCGATCACCAGGTAGGTTATGTGCACGATCAGCCTAAGCCACTCTGCTTTAATCGTATAACCAAAGAGAACAGCAAAGATAGATCCTAAAGCTCCCTTATGGTGGATGAGACTGTCGCTTGAAATATTAAGCGCGTAAGCTGGCTCAGCAACCCAACCTAATTCTACACCGATAGATTCAGAGTACTCAAGCAGTTCGTGTGTACCATACCCTGCTAAGCCTGCTGCCAATAAAGTGAGTAGAATGCTTGTGTAGTAGAAGAATCTTCTTAGATTAAGTGTCATGCCTATCTTGTAAAACAAGTAGGCTAAGATTATCGCTGCACCTATTCCTAGCGCAGCACCAGCCAACGTCTCTTGAGGAGTTGTTATCATGAATGGTGTGAGGAAGAGCACGGTCTCTAACCCTTCCCTAAAAACGACTATGAAGCTAAGTGTGATAAAGGCGATGGCCGCCCTTTTCTGAAGGAGGTAGGCTGAAACGCTGCTTCTGCCAGATACTACCATAACCTCTTCCCGCACTAGGCTTCTAAGCTTGCCTTCTATCTCCTCTTTGATCCTCCTACCTTTTAGAGCCATCCAGTAGATCATGGATGTAAGCACCGCGACGGCGACCAAAGCTGCTACTCCCTCGAATAGGACTTGGGCTTCTTTAGGCAAGATTCCATATGTGACCCAGATAGTGGCTCCTATGAGAAAGCTTAAGGCTATGGAGAGGTAAACCCCCGTCCAAACATACTTCGTTAAACTTCTCCTCTCTATTCTGATGAGGTATGCTAGGATAACGGTTGTGATTAGAGCTGCTTCAAACCCTTCACGTAGAGCGATAAGCAGCTGACCTAACATTTTATCACTATTAGGTAATAGTACAGTTAGCTTTTAATAAGCGTTCTGCTGTTAAATAATCTAATTAACGGTGTAAAAAAAGGTAACTAGAACGGTTGATAGGGTGAAGGTTGAGGAGATCTTACCTACTCTTCGAGCGCATGTAGCGGCTCAGCTGGTCTCTAGATTCGGTTTTTCTAAGAAGGATGCTGCGTCTTCGCTTGGTGTGACTCCGGCTGCTGTAACGCAGTATCTGAAGGGTAGGCGGGGCAGTAGGCTACGAGGCATACTTGAAGGCGATGTGTTGTTGGTGGTTGAGGAGCTCACCCGCAAGATCGCAGGGGGTCTGGAGCGCGGTGCTGTTGAATTGAATCTTTTGGACGTTGCTAAGCAGATAATCTCGCTCTCAAGGGGGTTGAATGTGCGACCTAAGGTTGAGGAGGGGTTCGATGAATTGGCGCTTCAACTTAATGCTAGGAGGATGCTTGAGCTTAAGACCGCCCAACGCTGCCTAAAGGCTTCAGACACACTCAGAGACGAGCTGCTCGAGCTCCTCCTTAGACAGATCGCTTCAGATAGCCTCAGACACGCCGATATAGTTTCACACATACTTGCTAGGCTAGATCGATTGAACGAACCCATCTTCACCACAACAGATTCTGCCACCCTAAAGAATGTGCTACGGATCGAGGATGAGACGGTCGATCAGAGACTAGACCATCTAAAGGAGTGCAGCCCAGTAGTAAAAGCGCTTCTCAACTCCATCGACTTGGATGAAGAAAAGCACACAAAGATCCTTAAGATCGCGTTAGGTGAACAGCCACCAAAAGAGCAAACCTAAAAGGCTTCAGAACAACTTAGGGACTCTGAGCTTGCAGAGCAAGAGTAAGCCGAGCTTAGGAGATCTGTGCCGACTTTACAGTGTGCAGACGATGTATCGTGATGTTTTTGGCAAGGTTAGGCGACCACCCAATGCTTCGCTTCTAAAGGTCCTTAGATCGCTTGGAGCAAAATTAGAGGGTCTATCCGATGTAACCCAAGCCTATCGAGCGCGGCTTGCTCAACTTAAGTCTAGAGTCGTAGAGCCTGTGCTGGTTCTGTTTGATGGAAGCAGATCCCTACCAATAAAACTAGAGGAACATTCAGATAACAAGATTGTATGTAGGCTAAGATTAGAGGGAGAAGAGAAAGTCAGAGAATGGGTCATCAATGCTAGCACTCAGCCTGTCAAGGATTTTACCCTAAGAGCACCTTTCGATATACCCTTTGGATACCATAGGCTTGATGTGAGGGTTGGTGATTCGACATATCGCTCTCTCGTTATCGCGGCACCCTCCAAGGCCTATCAACAAAAGAGTAGGGTTTGGGGTCTGTTCATACCACTTTACGCTCTCCATTCAAGGAGAAGCTGGGGCGCAGGAACCTATACTGATATTCTTAACCTCATTAAGTGGGCGTCTAGAGTTGGCGCTTCATTTGTCGGGACTACTCCGCTACTTCCTTTTAATCCCTCTGCCCCCTTCGACCCAAGCCCATATTCGCCCTCCAGCAGACTCTTCTGGAGTGACTTCTACGTAGATCTAAACACACCCTCTACTCTAAAGCTGTTGGATGAAGGATTAAGGAAGAAGTTAAGGGAGGTAGTTTTAGCGAAAAGAGTTGGGTACGAAGATATAATTCAAATCAAAACTCATATTGCAGCTAAACTCGCTCAAAAAGCTCTAAAGAACAGAAACAGCAAAATAGTAAGATACATCAAAGAACACCCAGAGCTGGAGGAATTTGCTAGATTCAGAGCAGCGAGGGAATCAGAACAGACAAAGGGGTTTGAAAAGAGTGTTAGCCAGCACCTTTACCTACAAGCGCTAGCCCACCTACAGTTTGAACAAGTTTCACATTACGCCAAAAGGGTGGGGGTTGGTTTATATCTAGATTTACCTCTTGGTTGCAGCCCTGAGGGTTATGATGCTTGGCGTTACAGCGACCTATTCGTCAAAGATGTTTCAGTTGGTGCTCCACCAGACTTCTTCTTCCCCAGGGGGCAGAACTGGGGCATAAACCCTTTACATCCAGAAAAGATTAGAGAAGCTGGCTACAGCTACTTCATGGAATGCGTCAGACACCATATGCGGCACGCGGGCTACCTTAGACTGGATCACATAATGGCCCTACACAGACTCTATTGGATACCAAAAGGCGCTGGAAGCGGTGAAGGAGTTTATGTGAAGTATAGGGCTGAGGAGTTCTACGCCATAATATGCCTAGAGTCACATAGGCATAGATGTGTGGTGGTAGGCGAAAACCTCGGTACAGTGCCAAGCTATGTGAACAGGTCTCTCAGAAGGCACGGGCTACTAGGATGCTTCATCCTCCAACTAAAACACCCCCAAACCATAGAGCAGATCACACCTAACACCCTAGCTGCGTTGAACACACACGATATGCCGACATTCAAGGCCTATCTAAACGGGTTAGACATAACACTAAGACACAAAATGGGGTTAATAAGTGATCAGCAAGCAGCAAAGGAACGCGAGCAACGTAAGCAGCAGATAAAGGAGCTGAAGCAGTACTTAAAAGATCGCGGCTTACTCAAAGAAGAGCATTCTTTAGAGGATCTCCTAGCGGCAAGTCTAAAGATGCTTGCTTCCAGCAGCGCCAAACTGCTCTTAATCAGCTTGGAGGATCTATGGCTCGAAGAAGCGGTGCACAACATTCCTGGAACAGGTGCAGAGGCTGGGAACTGGAGGCATAGATCAGAGCTCAGCTTAGAAAGGATTGTGAAAGATACTAGAGTTAGGGCGCTCCTCGAGATGGTAGCTGAAGCCAGAAGATCCGCATCTTAGTAACCTTAATCAGCCAGGATATGCCCTATTTTGATTAGGTTGAATAGACTAGCGAGGGAGAAGAGTCCTTATCTAAGGCAACACGCTTCTAACCCGGTAGATTGGTACCCTTGGTGTGACGAAGCGATAGCTAAGGCTAAGGCTGAGGATAAGCCAATACTTCTCAGCATAGGTTACTCAACCTGCCACTGGTGCCACGTTATGAACCGTGAAAGCTTTATGGATGAAGAGACCGCAGCTATCATAAACAGATACTTCATACCTATAAAAGTTGACCGAGAGGAGAGGCCTGATATTGATCAACTCTATATGAAAGCTGTTCTCGCTATGAGTGGTGTTGGAGGATGGCCTTTAACCGTCTTCTTAACACCAACCTTAAGACCCTTCTACGGAGGCACATACTTCCCCCCTGAAGATAGGTTCGGTCTACCAGGCTTTAAGCGGCTACTCATAACTATAGCGGAGTATTGGAAGAAGGATAGGGCTAGAATAGAGGAGGCTTCATCTGAGATAATAACCTACCTTAGAGAGCGCACTAAGCCTGTAGAGCAAGAGCCAGACCAACAGATTATGCAGGAAGCCATGCTTAAGCTCAGCGGTGCCTTCGACCCTCTCTACGGAGGATTCGGCGAAGCCCCCAAATTCCCAAACGCACCCATCCTCTCATTCATCACAAGATACTATCTAAAGAACAAGAGCAAAGTCGCCCTTAACATACTCACAAAGACACTAACCTCTATGGCGAAAGGCGGCATCTTTGACCAGATAGGCGGAGGCTTCCACAGATATTCAACAGACCGATTTTGGCTTGTACCACATTTTGAAAAGATGCTCTATGATAACGCTCTGCTCACCTCGATCTATGTAGATGCTTGGCGGATCACCAGAGACCCGTTTTATAGGCGTGTTGCGGAGCAGACCATAAATTGGATTCTAACCGAAATGGCTTCACCACTCGGAGGCTTCTACTCAGCACAAGATGCTGAAACTGAGGGCAAAGAAGGGTACTATTATACTTGGACCAAGGGGGAAATAGATGGTTTGGTTGGCTCAAAGGCCTTCAATCTATTTTACGGTATAACAGAAGAAGGTAACTTTGAAGGAAGAAATATACTATATGTAGCCAAGGAGGTCGAGCAAGTCGCTTACGAACTGGGTTTAGATAAGCAGCAAGTCGAAAAAGAACTTTCCGAGGCTCGACAGACGCTTCTAAAGGAGCGTGAGAAGCGTGCTAAACCGGATGTGGATACGAAGATCTTGACATCGTGGAACGCTCTTGTGATCTCAGCCCTTTCAGCAGCCTACCAAGCCTTTGACGAGGAGAAGTATCTTGAAGCGGCTGAGCGTTGCGCATCCTTTATCAAGC
Encoded here:
- a CDS encoding ferrous iron transporter; translated protein: MLGQLLIALREGFEAALITTVILAYLIRIERRSLTKYVWTGVYLSIALSFLIGATIWVTYGILPKEAQVLFEGVAALVAVAVLTSMIYWMALKGRRIKEEIEGKLRSLVREEVMVVSGRSSVSAYLLQKRAAIAFITLSFIVVFREGLETVLFLTPFMITTPQETLAGAALGIGAAIILAYLFYKIGMTLNLRRFFYYTSILLTLLAAGLAGYGTHELLEYSESIGVELGWVAEPAYALNISSDSLIHHKGALGSIFAVLFGYTIKAEWLRLIVHITYLVIALPLLIRTYRKK
- the malQ gene encoding 4-alpha-glucanotransferase yields the protein MQSKSKPSLGDLCRLYSVQTMYRDVFGKVRRPPNASLLKVLRSLGAKLEGLSDVTQAYRARLAQLKSRVVEPVLVLFDGSRSLPIKLEEHSDNKIVCRLRLEGEEKVREWVINASTQPVKDFTLRAPFDIPFGYHRLDVRVGDSTYRSLVIAAPSKAYQQKSRVWGLFIPLYALHSRRSWGAGTYTDILNLIKWASRVGASFVGTTPLLPFNPSAPFDPSPYSPSSRLFWSDFYVDLNTPSTLKLLDEGLRKKLREVVLAKRVGYEDIIQIKTHIAAKLAQKALKNRNSKIVRYIKEHPELEEFARFRAARESEQTKGFEKSVSQHLYLQALAHLQFEQVSHYAKRVGVGLYLDLPLGCSPEGYDAWRYSDLFVKDVSVGAPPDFFFPRGQNWGINPLHPEKIREAGYSYFMECVRHHMRHAGYLRLDHIMALHRLYWIPKGAGSGEGVYVKYRAEEFYAIICLESHRHRCVVVGENLGTVPSYVNRSLRRHGLLGCFILQLKHPQTIEQITPNTLAALNTHDMPTFKAYLNGLDITLRHKMGLISDQQAAKEREQRKQQIKELKQYLKDRGLLKEEHSLEDLLAASLKMLASSSAKLLLISLEDLWLEEAVHNIPGTGAEAGNWRHRSELSLERIVKDTRVRALLEMVAEARRSAS
- a CDS encoding thioredoxin domain-containing protein; translated protein: MNRLAREKSPYLRQHASNPVDWYPWCDEAIAKAKAEDKPILLSIGYSTCHWCHVMNRESFMDEETAAIINRYFIPIKVDREERPDIDQLYMKAVLAMSGVGGWPLTVFLTPTLRPFYGGTYFPPEDRFGLPGFKRLLITIAEYWKKDRARIEEASSEIITYLRERTKPVEQEPDQQIMQEAMLKLSGAFDPLYGGFGEAPKFPNAPILSFITRYYLKNKSKVALNILTKTLTSMAKGGIFDQIGGGFHRYSTDRFWLVPHFEKMLYDNALLTSIYVDAWRITRDPFYRRVAEQTINWILTEMASPLGGFYSAQDAETEGKEGYYYTWTKGEIDGLVGSKAFNLFYGITEEGNFEGRNILYVAKEVEQVAYELGLDKQQVEKELSEARQTLLKEREKRAKPDVDTKILTSWNALVISALSAAYQAFDEEKYLEAAERCASFIKREMMKSGQLYHSWCDGEASVKGLLEDYAYLTNALIDLYESDFDVEWLEWSCRLAEKAIELFEDEIEGGFYNSQEENIVLRLKEAQDGATPSPYGLMVYALLRLSALTQNGKFALTAERALKAVWGSVAEVPEEHTTLISALDYRNTQPVEVVIIGEPKRAKHLLEEVYRTPLLKRVLAQSADGSEHSTLIPLVKGKTLAAGSPTAYICAKQSCYPPATSREELRRLLSTL